The window GGTAGTGTACCTACAGAcatcttatttttttgaaaatacaatttatcTAAAGATAGTATTCAGATACTAtagattttattgaaaataccTACTTATAGAACCGTATTCCTTAACATTGTTTGGGAGTATATCTAGCTATCTATAAATATCTGAAGATAGTATTCAAATACTatagtttttattgaaaatatgtACAGTGTACCTATTTTACCTTCCCTTTCAAGGCTCCAAATCCACATGCCATCCATATCACACCATATTTTGTATCTTTATCTAGAGGATCAGTGTGCTATCTTCCCAAACCCCTGGCAACTATACAGGCGGAATAAAAATCAGGGTTTCGCCCTCACTTTATCTGTATCTCTATCTTGTTCCAtgtttgtatctgtatctctggTTATCTTTTGTTATCTCGTGGTTGAGCCTCTGTTCCACACAAAACTGCCTCCCATCGAGAATCAAACCAAATTGAGGAAATGAACATTTAGTGGCTCTTGCTCTGTGGCTGTGTGGCATGTAGAACAACTGGGAGATACATAATGTATTCAGAATCGTAAACAACATAAGAGACAGTAACTACATctcttgtttgttgttgttgctacctGTCCGTCATTATCTGGATAATTTTTGTTGTGTGTTTTGGGATCTATGGGAGAGATTCGATTGTGGCGGTGGGGCACACAATCTGGTGCCCCCGGGGCGCCATTTAACGCTTTTGTATTTAGTTTCTAATTACAGGCATTCCGTAAAAGCCCACCAACACAATAGATTATATCATTTGATCGAGTGTAATGATGTGCAATTGCACGTGTGACAATTTGGAATGCAATTGGCTCATTTAGGAGTCGACACCATGCTGCAGGGGTTACATCATTTCATAAAATAGATATTCTGGTAGTATAAATTCTGATATGCCTATTAAGAATTCCACATGTATCTGAAAGATATCAATCAGGAATTGGATGATTAAGAAGCACTTCTTCAATTAGAATGTGGAATATCTCTGGGATTATCCCTAATAACATTAAAATCGCTGACTCTTCCATTAATTGCTCTGTTGGAGGGCACTTAGGTACTTAAAGTGGACAACCGAATAGGGTTCAACCTTGGGGTTACATGGGCCGGCAAACAAGCCAACAAACATTCGGTAGCCGTATTCCGCGATCACGTAAAGTTACGTCAATGTCGAAGGCAGTCGCAGGCAGTCGGTTGTGATCGATTCAATGAGATACCCCCCAGCCCATTTAGCATCTTCATTTGCATGCAACACACCAGCCCACCAGCCAACCAGCCAACCAGCCCACCAGCCTCAAGTGGCAGGAGGAGGAGCCCCAGCTGGGCCCATATCGGGATTTGCATATGCGATTGGCATGGGTTGAACCCTAAATATGGCAGGTTAGGCTGGGTTCAGGGCGGTGGAGCTTCCAGTTCATTTAACTCGCATCGGTGTCTTGAACTTGACACAGTTTTTTGGGATTAGAAATggtttatttaatatatatttttatagtgACGAAAGAACCCTAAATGTGGCGGGTTAGGAGGGTTCTGGGCGGTGTAGAGCTCTCGATCGGTACAGTTCAGTTAACCCACATCGAAGTCTTGAACTTGACACAGTTTTTATAAGGTTTAGACGATTAGAAAACGGGTTTATTAAGTATATATTTCTTACAGTGACGAAAGAACCCTAATATGGCTAGGGTTAGAGCTCCCAATTGGTACAGTTAAGTTAACCCGCTTCAGAGTCTTGAACTTGACACAGTTTTTAAAAGGTTTTCTCGATTAGAAAGGGTTATAGTGACGAAttcctttattttaaaaacaaaaacaacagttTTGATGACGaagaatattttgtttttccgCCAATCATTTTGCGCATAAAAACTTCTCCCATTTGTGGATAAACCTGACAACCTGCTGACGAGTTAATAAACAtgtaaattgtaaaaatttgtataaacaATAAATTATGACCACTTATATAGATCACACCCATATTGGGGTTTGTTGGCAAGTGCTTCTGACCTCTATAAtccaaataattcaaatatttaaaaaattaattctcaTTTTCTTGTTACAGACAATGCCTGTTAAGGAGATACTGCAACGTTGCAGGCCCATCCCCTTGTATGTGGTCCTGGTACTATCCATTTGCTATTTTGTCCTCCAACTGATCCTGAGCCATGTAACCCATGCTCTGACTCTACTAATGGCCTCCCATCACATGTTGTGCAATATTTTCGCACTCGGCGGCTGCATCATCACAATTAAGGTGAGTGGATCAACcagttttgttttaaaatttactttaaaaataaaaaatatatatatatatttaaaaacattaaagaCTACTAAGGCATCTGTATAAATTAGtgataaaaatgtttaaatttgattaaaatatttaataattttttttggataaaattttacttttaagACCTATTTTTCCTCTGTGGACTCTTGCCTGTTGGcttttattttggccaggAAACTGTCGCGTGCTGGGTGTTAAGCCGAAACAGATGCCTGTTGGTGCATTGAACTTTGATTGCGACCAGAAAGCACCCAAAGCACCAGAGAAGCAAAGCACAACAAAATCAAAGTATTCGAATGCATTCCAAAcacctttttattttgtttaaaacgAGTTTCGTTTTGGATTTTGCGGATAATTTATGAtcgaatttttgaaatatttttatgattttctgGAGGTCTTTCTTTCTATCTTATTACAAAGTAATAATAGTTAGccttatctttttttttatttgcgaAGCTTATCACTAAATTATGGATTACTGAGGAGGGCAGTACCGTAGGTGACGAACAACATGGCTTATCAAAAGAGTGATTTCTTTGTAAAAATTACAGATTGGCATTAAATATATAcagtatattattttttcatcaaatgtgtatttaaatttcaatttgttacgcttttgatttaaattcaaGGTGAATACTTCGATAAAAAACAATGTCCAACTGCAATTTATGAACCAGTCGTcaaagttaaatattttattagtgaatgaatgcaaaaaaaaaaagcataaatAGCTGCCGCCATGGGAAAGCGTGCCAAGCACGTTTCGCAAAAGACAAAGACCAGACccaaaaccgaaaccgaacaagacttggccaaaaaaaatcgATGGCAAACACCAGAAATCGAAAGCCTCCAActagtcagtcagtcagtccaCTGTGGTGTTGTAGGTGTGGACAGTGGACAGGGGACAGTTGAGTGGGCTGATTCCGAGCTTATATAATGGAGCAACAGGCTGGTGATGGCTGGTGAGCAGCGAACCGTTTAAATACCTCTGCCAGACTCTGTAGATGGGCCAATGCCAATTGTTATGATTTGGCTTAGAAAGCATGACGACGAATGAACTTAATTTTTCTGGTTCTGATTGTTCAGAAAATCATAGGAAACATCTAACCATgaaataaagttaaaaaaaagagaaatttaatatattttaataataatttattcattttattcATAACTCAAAAATGGGTTACAAATTTCCTAACGATATTGGAAGGCAGTTCGAGTAGGTGACGAAATGCCTTCATTAAAcctaattttaatattttaatcatatttttttttatacttgcAGCACAGCAAACAGAAGCCAGAAGCTAAGGATTCCTCTGCGGATCAGACCAAGTCGAATGGCTCCTCGGGAGTGGTTGTTACCTTGGCCGAGTCGGAGGCCCAGAAACGGGCTAAAAGAGACAGCCGGGAGGAGAAACTGCGCAACACCTTCGGCTGGGCCAGGATCGACATCCTGACCATGCTCATTGTCTTCATTATCCTGGCCTCGTTGTCCTTCTCGCTGGTGGTGGAGGCTCTCCAGACCCTAGTGCACATTGATCACAAGGACACCATGCACTTGCCGATCCCTGTCATGATGCTGGGCTTCGTGGGTCTCATCCTGAATGGCCTGACTTATCTGCTGATTGGAGGTTATACCCTGCACCAAGGTAGCTTCCTGCACCTGACACCCGGCGGCAATGTGGTGCTCGAGCGGTCCATGTCCAGCAACATTGATCTGTCGCTCACACCCATGCAACGGCAACTGAGTAAGTCCAGGAATGATCGACAGCTCAGAGAGGAACTGGAGACCGAGGTGGGAAGTGTTTACTTTGCCACCAGACGCCAGGGAGCTGTGGAGATGCTCCGCGATGTGTCCAGTACGATCTTTGTGATCGTGTGCGCTGCCATTGTCTACGTGGCCGAGGATGAGGAGCACACCGCCAAGTTTATAGACCCAGTCCTGTCCATCTTCTCCTGTGTCCTGCTGGTGTCCCTCAGTTATCCCTACAGTAAGTGTGgattaaaaatcattttctGTTCAAAAATTAATGTCTTATCCTTACGTAGTGAAGGAATCCTGTCTGATTCTGCTGCAGACCATACCCGGATCCATTGATCTGGAGATTTTTGAGCGCACCCTGGTTGCCAAGTTTCCTGAGATCATCAGCTACCACGATCTTCACATCTGGCAGCTGGCCGCCCACCGATATGTGGCCACCATACACATCCAGTTCCAGAATCCCAAGCTCTATTTGAAGATCATCGAGCAGGTGCGGGCCTATTTCCACGAGCAGGGAATCGGAGCGGTCACCATCCAGCCGGAGTTCTATCCGTCCACCAATAAGAACGCTTCCGCATCCCTGGAGTGCCTGATGCAATGCCAGGCGGCGGAATGCATTGAAAAGGTTTGCTGTCGCGACTCCCGCACCGATCTTCGTGAGATTTGCGATGGTCCCAATGGCCGGAAATCCAGTTCTCCGGCCAAATGTCAAGGCAATAATCATGATCATGGCAAAAACAAGTCGAAATCCTGCTGTGAACTCAGTGCTGTGGTAGTGGAGAGGCCAAAAGAGCTGAATGCCGCGCAACTAATGGAGGCTAAGGAGCAGGATGCGCCGAAATCCAAGTCTACGCTGCCACAGTCCGTATCCCAGCCGGAAATCCTACCTCCGAGAGAAGACACACCTCCAAATTCAACTGAGAGCGCATGATCCATCGCAGCATGTGTATAGTATTGAAACAAGGCTTCAAgattttgataattttaaGTTAGTTTACGAAATTGCCATATACATTTTGGAGATCCTTATCTGGACGATACGCTTAAATATCTTTGGTTAGCAAAATGTTGTCGCAGGTATTGGTGGGAATACAATGTCCcattttaacaattttagGTTTTGTGACAGAAATCAAACTGAATTTTGCCCACCAGTGTAGTTAGTTACGTATTATTTAGATTTAATTTACATTTACTATCGTATTTTGTAACGCATATGCCTAAGAAATTTACAACCGAAAAAttacacaaaaaatatacagaTATGGTGTATAAATATaggtgtataaaaataatcgGATTATGCGCATTGCAGTACTGCTTAAGTAGGCTCAAAGCACACAGTCGGTTAACAATTAGATCCGCAGGGATTTCACGGTGGTCAGAACATTTAACATTTTGTCGATATCAATTAGGTCAGGTTAAGATAAGGCCGGACATGCAATAGATACAATTCTGATTCACTGCAGGGAGCTGCTGGCCCCGCCTCCACCCATTAGGTACTCCAAAGCGAAGAGGCGAATAATCAGAGCCAGGTTGTCAGTCGCCGCATAATCGATCACGCTGCCATTATCGTCGGGCGTATGCCATACACTGGGAAACGGCACGGGAATAACGTGGAGGATCGGTACATTTCGCCGGAGGAACGGTATGTGATCGTCCTCAATGTAGGATGAGCGCATGGCTTGCGACTGGAAATAGCGTGTTGGATCCCTCTGGGTAACACCGCTAGTGGCGTAGCGCTCCAGAAGTTGCAACTTGGCGAGACGCGTCTCCACAGACTGCATCCGCATGTACCACGATTCGGTTTTGGCAAAGAAACTGTAGAAAGAGGGATCTGGAGCTCCAAGGAGATCCAAAAGCACAAGGATATCGATACGATCCAGTTTCCCCTCCTGATGCCACTTCTTGGCTAAGTGCCTGGCCCCATAAATTGAATCAGTGGGTCCCCACTCTTGAAATGCTTCCTCGCCGTCGAAGAATAGCAGCATTAAACTGAGTTTAGTCTTTGTGAATGGGAGAAGTTGTTCCTGGAACACCTGGGCCAAGTTTAGGAGCATGGCGCAGGGCACTGCCGAGTCTGTGGCACCCAGAAACTCCACTCCAGGCATGTACTTGCTATCATAATGGCAGGCGAGCACCAGATATCTCTCCGCTTCTGGATTTAGCGTGGCGATGATGTTGTGGAAATGCAACTGTCCCTTGATGGGAGCCGTATCATGGAAGCTGTCTAGCTCCACGTGCCAGCCCAGATTTTCAAGACTTTCCTCAATATACTTTCGCACAATGGTGTGGTTTCCCGTGCCCACAATTCTGGGTATCATTATGTTATTGATTGCCTCCCTCAGATGCAGTTTATCCGACAGATTGCTGTACTCCAGGAACTTTGACTCCGACAGCTGGCTGGGGTTGTACGATTTCTGTTGATGAAATAAAAGGCTTGTTAGGAAACTATTGGATTAGAGTGGTGGGAAGAGCTTTAAACCTGTAAACGTCCAACCAAATTATCTGTTGGGCCAACAGATCCCTTGACCAATGTGGCCATCAAGGCCGCATGAACGCACAGCGTCCACACATTAGCTGGTAGTCGGTGAAGCATATTTAATCAACTGATTGAAGACTACGTGGCTATGTTCCGAGTATTTTCGTTTGTTTGCTCCGCCGTGAGTGGGAGTATTCGCACCAACAGGTGGTTCTAATCAGTTGCGGCAGGTGCCCAGGCTTCAAGGACGTGCGTCTGCGGCACGGCTTCGGAGCAGACTGCAGCATGTGGTTAAGAAATCTCCTGCGTGGCGCACACACACTAGGAATTTATGATATTAGCAAATATGTAGTTAGGGTTCAACTTCTGGGATTTCTCGAAATGAAAATGCTAGAACAGCTGTTGTTTGCGCCTTTCGGGCAGGTGGCAACGCCATAAAGAAGCTGATGGCAGCACCggtatttattaataaatgattaatttttttttgtaagatTTTTCTAAACATGGGATTATTTATGTGAATTATTTTGTGGAATTCCAgcaacaaagaaaattttctTAGATGTTTAATAGAAGGGAATAAGCTTAAATGGATTTCTTGGAATATTTAAGTGTAACTGAAAAACTACAAAGAGTTTAACGGTTTTCtaagaaaaatgtttgaaaggtttaaaaaattaacctctttttaacataaaaaaatatatatttgataCGTTTTTATAGCGTAccataaatcaataaaaaaaaaataaatatattttgtttcaaaaacaTAGCACCTCAAAAAAGATGCTCCTAATTGATATTCCCACTCTTTACTAACAATGACCTTTAACGAGATTCCACTTTTCTTCAAAATTCGAAGATTACTAACCTTTGGGATATCCACTAACTCAAAGCAAGCACCAAGATTGTAAATCTTTTTTCGCGGCTTCGGTAGCAATTTAGTTACGGCTTCAAACAAGGAAAAGTTACGGAATGGtacacgcattttcgtttttctTTAATACAAATTATGCACACACATGAAACACTAGACAACAAACTATTCGGCACGTTTTCCACGCTGCAGTTATCGAAACTTATGCAATGGAAAACGATTACACGGGAAAGTTACATGCCACTTTCTCCTCCCTCGTTGGCATGTAGGTATTTTGTTTATGCGTATGTACAGAGCGGTTTTTTGACTTAACTATAGAGTGTGGAAATGGGAAACAGTCCTGTCATTCATCCTAGCGCAGATTAGTCCTCCTTGACGGCCTTGGAGCCAGTTGCTCCAAAATACGCTCGGTAGATATACAGCCCCAGAGCAATGTGCAGAGACACCACCGCGCCCACGGCGGATGCAATATTGACTTTAACCTCGGACAGGCTGAAGAATCGGTCCAGAACAAAGCCTTTGAGAAGGAAGAACGTCACAACGGGCAGGAAAACGATGAGCATGCAGTAGAAAAGGACTATTTTGAAGGAGCTGTAATCCTGCGAGTCCTGTAAGAAAGTAAACTATGGGATTAGACAGCCGGCAAATGACCTGGTAATGTTTACGTGTGACTGCTGGCGGGTCTGTTTCTGTGCTGCTCCGTTTCCGGCCCCTCcgcttttcttgtttttgttcgaCATTATTCTAGCTAGCTCGGGCCCAGTTTAATTGAAAATAGCCAATATTTCTTCTAGTTTCACTTTTTGCTTTGGCTTGCCATTCGGTtatcaaaagtatttttgaCAAATCACAAATCACATGATAAATGGTATGACCGTTTTGACATAGCAGATATACTGAAATATGTTATCGTTCACGATCACGAGTCACGGGATCACAGATAACTTGttgctttttcaaaaattataataattatactttaaaataattatttttcaaattaaacaTATAAATTACTATGTATGGTTTAACatttatttgtatataatGAAATCATATAATTAATTTAGAATATGAACTATTGTAAGACCCTCGCATGTAAGGGGTGCAGTATTTTTCAGTATTAACTGCAACCCTCCTTAGCGTATTGCGTCACCTTGCGTACGGTCACACTAAAGCGAAAGGAAAACAAAGCGAACAGAGACGCGAATCAAAGCGCACGCGGCAAAATGTAAACTTGCTTATTGGTTTATTTATAACAGTTGCCGTCATCGCAGTCGCAGTGGATTTGGCCCGTTGCTTGCGTgtgttaatttaatttatttcagcCATTGGCAATTGCTGCGTATATTCGGCAGTAATTAACCGAATACAGAAATCTATAGGTATTGCGAACGCCTGCAGTTTGCCGCCTGATCGCGTACAGTTGGGACGCgcatttttcttcttttttgatTCCACCTCTGCGAGCTGGGAAATTTCCACGATGGTCTTAACGAATTTCGAGTGCTGGGCACATGGCGATCCGGCGACAGCCGCCAATTTCGAAACGGGGGCACTTCGTCCCGCCATCGATCCGTTCAATCCACGTGCTGTCACCCACCTGCCGGCTGCACTTATAACTGATGCCGatgcaaacaacaacaacaacagcttcAACAGTGGGCCACCGATGCAGGAAGTTGTTATGCCCATGGAGGTGCGCTGCAAGAAGCGCCTGAATCCGAATGATCCAACTGGTGGGGATGTGGACCATCCGATGTACACCAAGCGCTGTCGCTACGATGAAGCGGACCTGGCTGCCCAATATTGCAATGGTATGTATGGAGGAGtaatgttttaataattttaagttAAAACCGGAATTTGCCGCCAGAGTTTGGCCATgagtttagtttattttttccacACATTTAATTGGCGTTGCGAGAAAAGTGTCGTAAAATTAGTAATCTTACAAAATGGGATGACCTCGCAGCCAAAATTCGTTGGCTGGTGACCTGGGTTATCAGTTGGCATTTATTTGGTGCGATTTCCGCTATCGCAGGCATACAGAAAGCCCACCGATAAGCACTTGACAGGGACTTGatttaagcaaaaaaaaccaaaagcaaaccGGCTTGGCTCGGCAGTCATTATCTTGCTTGCCCAAACACACTATGAATTACAGCCGTGGAGGTGTGGAAGTGTGGAGGGAGGCCAGGAGGTCAGCAAAGTCTTGCCATAATGTTCATCCCCTTGGATTTTAACAAAATCTGAATTCGCAATAGCTTTCAAGCAAAGTGTGGTGTGGTGGTGGACAGCCGGTAAGAAATGTGTGTATATCTCACGAGTGTGAATCAATACCTTAAGAAGAAGAAGTGGGAGGTTTAGGGAGGAACTTATGGGCTGTGCCAGCAGAGAAAAGAAATACAAAGTTTGCATTTCCTGTTCGAGTAATTTAAATTCATATTTGAGtgccattttttaaataaattctatTGCGGCTTACCCTATCTCTGAACAAACAAAAACTCAGATAAGAAATGACAGCATTCGCAACTCGCTGTCAACGACGCTTCAAGTGTCTATAAATAAACGATCGGTAATTGGGGCAACTATCGGCGTCGACAgtgcagcagcaccagcagcagcagcaactgttGCTCATGCAATGCCCCTGATTGCGTTTACTAATCGGtttctctctctttttttgtcTCACCTTGCAGATTTCTTTTCACTGCCTGCCACACAAATAATTGGAACACAGGCCTGCTTAATGGATTACGAGATGCAGGCCGAGGCGACACAGCcgcaacatcaacagcaactacaacagcaccatcagcagcagcagcaacagcagcagcagcagcttctTCACCAACGCATTCATCAGCATTATCAAGGTCATTTGCACCGCGCTAACCGTGATGTGAGTCGTTGCATGATGTCGCACATGATTTGAGAGTCCAGCGTGTATATATATAAGCCCAAAACTCCCACTCAAAATGTATGAAACACATGCAACAGTTCACCGCGGCGCGTCTCTCGTTATTTTGCTAAACAAGCAATATATCTGGCACATTAGTCATAAGCAATACAGAAAATGAAACGAATTAACAGAAACCAAAAAGTTCAATATGTAAAAAATCACAAAGCAGCGAACGAATCAATCAGTCGATACTCTGAATAAGAATGTTGAAGAAAACCCATCCCTTTGTACAATCAACTCCAAGCTAACTCAAATGAAACATGTACTTAACTATCTAATGCAATTGAAATACTTAACTCCAAAACATAAATGGTTAACTAAGCGAAACATTgcaatcaaataataaaaaagcaatATAAACTTAAGTGAAATGTATAAACTTAGAGCCTTCACAAAGTGTTGGATGTGCATACACGAATTAGGTTGTAAGTTTTCCAACAATTTAACGTTTTATGAAATAAGTTTGTAGTTTAATTGTAATCACTTATCACCATAAGTTCAAAATGTCAACAGAAGATATGTATTTTAGTCCTTATCCGATTTATTTTCAGTTGTATGAAGCATCTTGAGGACTATTGAagaaataattgaaacaatCTTGAAATTATGTGTAATAATAAAATGACCTATCATGCAATTATAACACTTTGTGGATGATCTAAAGAAAGTTAGACAACTAAAATACAAGAAACTGATGGACAAACTCCACTCTCTGCTCGTTTACAGAACCCGCAGACCAACAGGCATCGCCTAGGAAGCGTAAATCAAGAAATGACCTAGATCTTTATGAGAAAATCCAAAAATGTAATGCCAAATGCAGCGAAACCGAGGCGGACTTGTACATAGCCACGCATGGCGGTTGTCTGCATCACTTCCGTAAGCTGAGCGGCACGGAGCAGGAGGAGTCTGATATCTGAACAGTGTACCCATAGGGTACTTGGGTTGTCTATAGCCTAAGCcgatatacatacatatatagaatCAATGAAAATGCATTGTAAATCCTACCTTACCTAAGTAGTAAAGTAAGTTCCGCATATCGAAACATAAAGGTGCTTAGTCTTAGTATTTGGATTCTAATAAAATCAGAAGCTAACCCTAAGCAGCTCATCTCCCACTGACTTTCGATTGAAGTTTTCAACTATATTTTCAAAGATAAATTGTACATGGTAGTTGTATAGTGTATTCTCTAGATAAATGCTGCGGTAAATGCAATTAAATGGCTGTACTTAAGAATACTAGATGCGGCTGTGATCATTGGATCGTTTTAGTAAATCTTCAGTGTTTGCTTTTTGAGGTTCTCCACGTCAATGTAGTTCTCCTGCACGTCCTTAACCATAAAGTCGACCAGGTTGTCCAGGTCGTATTTGTGCTGCCAGTTCCAGTCGCGGCGGGCCTCCGAGTCGTCGAAAACCTGTGGCCACGAGTCGGCAATCAGTTGGCGGCTGTCCGGCTTGTAGGTCACGTGCAGATTGGGCACGTGTTTGCTCAGCTTGTCCACCAGTTCTTCCGGCGTGAAGGACATGGCAGTTACGTTGTAGACGCGGCGCTTAAGAATTTCATTTGGTGCTTGCATAAATTCAAGGAGGGATCTGGGTaggttataaaaataatattaattttaatgatacattttttaaatattttttttaagagttACCTTAAGCAATCCTCGATATACATCATTGGCAGTCG of the Drosophila ananassae strain 14024-0371.13 chromosome 2R, ASM1763931v2, whole genome shotgun sequence genome contains:
- the LOC6506761 gene encoding zinc transporter 1, with amino-acid sequence MPVKEILQRCRPIPLYVVLVLSICYFVLQLILSHVTHALTLLMASHHMLCNIFALGGCIITIKHSKQKPEAKDSSADQTKSNGSSGVVVTLAESEAQKRAKRDSREEKLRNTFGWARIDILTMLIVFIILASLSFSLVVEALQTLVHIDHKDTMHLPIPVMMLGFVGLILNGLTYLLIGGYTLHQGSFLHLTPGGNVVLERSMSSNIDLSLTPMQRQLSKSRNDRQLREELETEVGSVYFATRRQGAVEMLRDVSSTIFVIVCAAIVYVAEDEEHTAKFIDPVLSIFSCVLLVSLSYPYMKESCLILLQTIPGSIDLEIFERTLVAKFPEIISYHDLHIWQLAAHRYVATIHIQFQNPKLYLKIIEQVRAYFHEQGIGAVTIQPEFYPSTNKNASASLECLMQCQAAECIEKVCCRDSRTDLREICDGPNGRKSSSPAKCQGNNHDHGKNKSKSCCELSAVVVERPKELNAAQLMEAKEQDAPKSKSTLPQSVSQPEILPPREDTPPNSTESA
- the LOC6493218 gene encoding glutaminyl-peptide cyclotransferase isoform X2 encodes the protein MLHRLPANVWTLCVHAALMATLVKGSVGPTDNLVGRLQKSYNPSQLSESKFLEYSNLSDKLHLREAINNIMIPRIVGTGNHTIVRKYIEESLENLGWHVELDSFHDTAPIKGQLHFHNIIATLNPEAERYLVLACHYDSKYMPGVEFLGATDSAVPCAMLLNLAQVFQEQLLPFTKTKLSLMLLFFDGEEAFQEWGPTDSIYGARHLAKKWHQEGKLDRIDILVLLDLLGAPDPSFYSFFAKTESWYMRMQSVETRLAKLQLLERYATSGVTQRDPTRYFQSQAMRSSYIEDDHIPFLRRNVPILHVIPVPFPSVWHTPDDNGSVIDYAATDNLALIIRLFALEYLMGGGGASSSLQ
- the LOC6493218 gene encoding glutaminyl-peptide cyclotransferase isoform X1, which gives rise to MRVPFRNFSLFEAVTKLLPKPRKKIYNLGACFELVDIPKKSYNPSQLSESKFLEYSNLSDKLHLREAINNIMIPRIVGTGNHTIVRKYIEESLENLGWHVELDSFHDTAPIKGQLHFHNIIATLNPEAERYLVLACHYDSKYMPGVEFLGATDSAVPCAMLLNLAQVFQEQLLPFTKTKLSLMLLFFDGEEAFQEWGPTDSIYGARHLAKKWHQEGKLDRIDILVLLDLLGAPDPSFYSFFAKTESWYMRMQSVETRLAKLQLLERYATSGVTQRDPTRYFQSQAMRSSYIEDDHIPFLRRNVPILHVIPVPFPSVWHTPDDNGSVIDYAATDNLALIIRLFALEYLMGGGGASSSLQ
- the LOC6493217 gene encoding vacuolar ATPase assembly integral membrane protein VMA21 homolog, translated to MSNKNKKSGGAGNGAAQKQTRQQSHDSQDYSSFKIVLFYCMLIVFLPVVTFFLLKGFVLDRFFSLSEVKVNIASAVGAVVSLHIALGLYIYRAYFGATGSKAVKED
- the LOC6506762 gene encoding probable basic-leucine zipper transcription factor K yields the protein MVLTNFECWAHGDPATAANFETGALRPAIDPFNPRAVTHLPAALITDADANNNNNSFNSGPPMQEVVMPMEVRCKKRLNPNDPTGGDVDHPMYTKRCRYDEADLAAQYCNDFFSLPATQIIGTQACLMDYEMQAEATQPQHQQQLQQHHQQQQQQQQQQLLHQRIHQHYQEPADQQASPRKRKSRNDLDLYEKIQKCNAKCSETEADLYIATHGGCLHHFRKLSGTEQEESDI